CCAAAGGAATCATCGAAACTCACGGCGGAAAAATCGAATACGATCCGGAAAATGTAAACACCACATTCGTGATCGCTTTGCCGACTATTGCCCAGTGCGAGTCTGTACCCGCTGAATTTCCTGCGTAAGCTCACGCGTGTCGGGAGGTTGGTGCTGTCGAGCGTTTTTTTGAATCTCAGCAGATTGTCCCTGGGCCACTCGACGAACTTCGTCGTTATTGACCTCTGCACACGCATTCAAAATCCCGTAGTAAACGGACGGATCCACTGAACGCCGAATTCTCTCCAACTCACCTAGCTTTTGCTGTCGTTGCTCTTGCGGATTATCACCCGTACCCTCAGCCCTGCGGGCGGATTGGACTGCATCTTGATAGGAGGCAACAGCAAGCTTATAGGACTTAGCTAATCTCTCAACGACACCTTTAACTTCTTTCATCAAGAAGTGAATGTGCTGATCACCACCGCCTGTACAGTCTCGTCTAAGGTGATTAAATTGGTCTTGAGTCAAACTTCGATCTAAAGATAACTGAGGGGGCTGGTTCCGACCAGCACCATCCTGACCATTGCAAAGTTGGGCCTGCCCATTAGGACGGAAAAGATAGTAAGTGTCGCGAACATTCTGACGATTCGTTTCATCTTCTTGAATTCCGCGCATCACAAGGTGATTGTCGCCGCTGATCTGATAGTTCACCTGGATCATCCGCGCATCCATCGCAGCACGAAGGCACCTGATCGCTTGCGGAATATCCCCAGCTTGATTTTGTTGAACTTGCTGTCGCCCTTGCGGGGCGCGCGCTAACGGCCCTTGCTGCGCAAACACAGAGTTTGTAAGAAAAATGAGAATAAAAAAACAGAGCCCCCGCATTCCCAAAGAATAGCATATTTCTTTAAAATGGGAGGACTTTTTTGAGACAGTTCGGCCAAACTGTCTCAATGTGAGACAGCGTTAGGTCTTAAATTGAAATTAAGCTTTGGGTTGAGGTTCTAAATCTTTGCGTAGAGTTTTTTCCAACTGATCTGTAGCTTGGCGAGAAAAAGCGATGAGCTCCGTTTCGTTTTTATAAATAAAGTGTTGCTCCACTAAGTTTTTTTGATCGTGAACTCGGAATGTATTTAACGTGGCTTCGACTTTTTGATCATCGAGGCCCACCTCTTTGAGTACCGCCCCAGCCATTTCGGTCGCTGCTGGTAAAGTTTCCCGGTAGATGTTTTCGATCCCGAGATCCATGAGCTCAAAGGCATGTTGGCGATTTCTCGCCCGTGCAATGATCTTAAGATGTGGGTAATGAGTTTTGACCGCACTTGCAATGGCGACCGAGGATTCGGGATCGTCCACCGCCAGCAAAAATATTTTTGCATTTTTAGCTCCTGCCGATTCCAAAAGATCTAAACGGGATGCATCTCCGTAATACACTTTGTGACCAAATTTTCTGACCACTTCCACATGACCGGGATCCAGTTCTAGAGCGGTAAAGGAGTGCCCGATCACGCGCAATAGACGACCGGTGATCTGACCCACTCGCCCGAAGCCGGCGATAATAATATCTGGGCTATGCTCATGCACAATCTGATCAAATTCGGGCCGCGCAGGCTTTTCCATGCGCTGAATCAAAAATTCGTTAATGAGAAAAAAGATCGGCGTGAGCACGAGCGACGTGGTCACCACTCCTACAAGTAGAGCTGCATCTTTTGGATCGAGCAAGCGACCACTCACCGCCACCGCGAAAATGACAAAAGCAAACTCCCCACCCTGACACAGAATCAAACCGATATTTTGCGAACACTCAAAATTGAGCTTCATCGTACGAGATAGGACATAGATGACGGCATATTTGATAGCCATCAATCCCAAGGCCAGAGCCAATATTATATGTCCTTGCTTGAGGAACAATCCAAAGTTGATGCCCAGTCCAATGGAGACAAAGAATAAACCCAACAGAAGACCTTTAAAAGGCGAAATGTTGGCCTCGATCTCGTGGCGATACTCGGAGTCGGCAAGAATAACCCCAGCGATAAAGGCTCCTAAGCCCATCGATAATCCCTGCATTTCGATCAAAAGCGAAACGCCGATCACCAGCAGCAGAGCGGCCGATGTAAAAATCTCTTTATCCCCGGTCCACGCAATCACTCGCAAAACAGGACGCAAAAGATATTTACCGACCACAAACAGAAGTCCGATCACAAGAACAACCATTAAAATTTTCGAAGGGGCGATGGCACTGATCGACGCCTCGTAAAATCCTAATTCGCTCTGGCTCGAAGCTGCAAACAGAGGAATTAAAGCCAATGCCGGAATGGCTGAAAGATCTTGAAACAATAAAACTGAAAACGCCGACTGACCGAAAGCGGTATTCAATTGCTTTCTTTCGGTCATCAACTGGAGAGCGAACGCGGTGGAAGAAAGAGATAAAGCAAATCCACAGACCATGGCCGGAAGTGGTGTCATCCCGAGGAGCGAGAAAGCTATAGTCAGTGCAATGGTCGTGAGAAGCACTTGCGCTCCCCCCAAGCCGAACACCATCTGGCGCATGGCCCATAGTTTTTTAGGTTGGAGCTCGAGCCCAATCACAAATAAAAGAAAAACCACGCCCATTTCTGCATATTGAGCAATCGAATCGACATCAGTGATGAGTTTTAACCCCCACGGCCCGATAATAGCACCCGCGGTCATGTATCCCAGAACCGATCCCAGTGATAATTTTTTAAAGAGGGGGGCCACCACGACGGCAGCGAGGAGAAACCAAAAAGTACTGATCAGAAAAACGTGTAAGGTCATATTTCTATGACCTTAGCAATGGGGATGGAATTTTGCTAATGCTTATTTGGCGTGGCGCTTAAACACTTAGGGCTCGACGACGGTACCACCCATGATGTTGCTAAGCTCCTTCAGAGGCACCGGCGGATAAGCCATGCTTATGCAGTGAATAGATCCCTGACCATCGTTAGAGAGATCTTTTGAATTTACCCCGATCACATTAAAACCAAACTGTTTGTAAACATCGAGAGCTTTTTGATCATTCACTTCGTCAAACACAGGCACGAAAATCGTGCCGTTGATGATTAAAGAATTTGCATAGGTTTCAATCGCTTCGTCGGGCTCCGGCAAAAGATGAACTTTGTATCCGGACTTTTCTAGGGCCGGTCTGTATTCGGCAACTTCCGTGACCACGGTGTTGTCGTCAATAATTTTTACGACTTCGTCCACATGACCAATCCCTTTGCGATGCGGAAGTCGTGTTAATGTCTTACATCCATATTTAGTGACGAAAATATCGTCGGGAATGCTCGCCGTGTGCGAAACAAAGTGCCCCTCGCGGTTGATCACCAAACAACGACCGTCGGCGCTTGATTGAAAGTTTCCGCCCTCGTGGTAGTAGCTGTGCGAAACGAGCGTGGCGCCAAAGGCTTCGCTAAAGTACTTGTCCCCCTCAAAGTGGTGGTAATACTTAGCATCGACGAGCGAGAGTCCATTTGTTCCGTCAGTCTTCATTTCCATAACGGGCACGGGAACTCCATCACGAGCCCAGAAATAGTCACTTCCCCCTTTAAGCTGGAGAACCACCATTTTATTTCCCTTAAGAAACTGAGAATATTCTTTCATCAAAGATTTTTGATAACTTTTGTCAGTGGAGTCCGTGTAGACGACCAGCGTGACATCGCTGGGTAAATTTTGCGCCAACGTTTTTTTAATCTGACGGGCATTGCCGTTGATATAGTCATCGCTAAAGATCAAATAACCCACTTTATTGTAGCCGGCGAAAGGTAAGCGCGGGGTGGGCGCGGAAGCGATCGAAAACGGAGAGGACATCGGATTGAGAAATTCCATTTGGGCCATGGCCTGATTGTGAAGAGCCATTTTCTCGAGCTGAACTTCACTCGCTCCCCGTGCAGGAATTTTCTTATTGGCGGCTGTGGCCCCCATGGATACGACTAAAACACTAAAAAACGATAGAATGAGTTTCATGATTTCCCCCCTTATAACCCGCGCCTAACCTATGCTTTTTTTACAAGGATGCCAATCATGTGCGCCGCATTATTTATAGAACTCCATAGACCTCTTCTCGCCATTGCTCCACCGGAGCAGGTATACTGCCGTGATGAATGCTGCTGTGCCGATCAACAACCACCAACCCGAGCTCGACTCCATTTTGCGCGATGCTCGACAGGCCAACAACTTTGCCGAGCGAGTTCAGTGGATCACCGCCCTTTTTTCGTGGTTACAAAAAACAAGTTGGACGGCCAATTTTAGCGGAAACACGAACCGACTGCGGGCCCTTCGTTTTAAGTTTTTTATTTCGATCATGGAGAAGAACTCAGAGGACCGCGACGCGGTTGTTAAAGTCATTTCCGCGCTTTTAAATGATGTGAGTTTTATCGAAAGCTTGGGAAGCGTGGGCTTTGGCCATCAGATGAGTGTGTTCCAAGAACTTAACGAGCGAATCATCGAAAAGCTTTTACCCAATGCACCTATCAAGGAAGATTTCACAACATTGCTTTTAGAGATTTTTCCAGACCTCGAAGACATCGAATGGCTCGCACAGATTGATGAAGACTCACTCAAAAAGTTTGAAAACTTCTTTTATATCGACGATCCTGACGTGCAGAGACTCTCGGTACACATCAACGAATCAGTCAAAGACGCCATCGTGTTTCTGGTCTCGCAGATTCACGCCTTTGGCTTAAGCAATGAATTCCGCCGTCGCTCGCCGCCCATTCCGATTCGCGAGAGCCCGTTCTATCGACTTTTGGGATTGGGAAGAAATATCAGTGACACTCGTGACTTTACCGAACTTTGCAAGCAGTGTGATCAGGCCATTGACTGGAGCAAAACGTATCTCGACGAAAACGGGATTAGCGTCTCTATCATCTACCGCTCCGAAAGAGCCCGGTGTCAGATTGATCGATTGCAAGCCCTCACCCTGCTGTTAGCCTATCCGGAAGAACGACAGAAGAGATCGGTAGAGTTGCTCCTTGAAATCGTCAAGACGGCCCATAACTCAAAAAGCATCTCCCATCTTTTTTCGCAAAACTTCCAAATGCTATCTTTAAAGGTGGTCGATCGGAACTCGGAGATCGGTGAACATTACAAGGCGTCCACATACGGCGATGCTCTCCTCTTTTTAAAGCGTTCTGCCGGAGGGGGCTTGATTGTTTCGGCAACGGTCTTAATTAAGGCCGCTTTTTCTGTCATTTCGATCTCTCCCTTTATCAATGGGGTTCTGTTCTCCCTGAACTATTCTTTGAGTTTCTTGTTGATTCACTTTTGCGGATTTACTCTCGCCACCAAACAACCGGCATCGACGGCAGCGGCCATTGCCAGTAAAATTCAGATCTCCGACAAGAACGAGTTTGCGACCTTAGTGGACGAGATCATTGCGATCTTAAGAGCTCAAAGTATATCTATTATCGGAAACTTGATCCTCGTGGGGCCCTGTGTGGCGATGATTAATTTTGTTTATTTTTACTCGGCCGGGAAATTTTTAGTCTCCAAAGACACCGCACATTACTTGATTCATTCCTCCGATATTCTTGGCCCCTCCGCCATTTTTGCGGCTTTCACAGGCACACTGCTTTTTTTATCGAGCCTTATCGCAGGTTGGGTCGACAACTGGTTTATTTACCGCAATCTCGATGAACGTATTCTCAATCACGTCAAGCTAGGTCGATGGCTCGGTACGGAGAGATTGAAAAACATGTCGCAGTTTTTGCGATTTAGCATCGCGGCTCTCGCCGCTAATATCTCATTAGGGTTTTTATTGGGTCTCCTGCCTTTGGTTCTCCAGTTTTTCGGTCTTCCGATCGAAGTGAGGCACGTTACTTTATCGATGGGTTCTTTTGCTTTAGGACTGTCGACCCTTTTCGAGTCTTTCACTGGGTCTGAAGTGGTCCGGGCCTCCATAGGTATTTTAGTGATTGGAATCCTAAATGTGTCGGTGAGCTTTTACTGCGCTTTCCGTTTCGCTGCGGCCGCGAAGCGTATTAAATTCTCTCGACGAAAACTCATTTATTGGTCGGTGATTAAA
This sequence is a window from Bdellovibrionales bacterium. Protein-coding genes within it:
- a CDS encoding monovalent cation:proton antiporter-2 (CPA2) family protein — encoded protein: MTLHVFLISTFWFLLAAVVVAPLFKKLSLGSVLGYMTAGAIIGPWGLKLITDVDSIAQYAEMGVVFLLFVIGLELQPKKLWAMRQMVFGLGGAQVLLTTIALTIAFSLLGMTPLPAMVCGFALSLSSTAFALQLMTERKQLNTAFGQSAFSVLLFQDLSAIPALALIPLFAASSQSELGFYEASISAIAPSKILMVVLVIGLLFVVGKYLLRPVLRVIAWTGDKEIFTSAALLLVIGVSLLIEMQGLSMGLGAFIAGVILADSEYRHEIEANISPFKGLLLGLFFVSIGLGINFGLFLKQGHIILALALGLMAIKYAVIYVLSRTMKLNFECSQNIGLILCQGGEFAFVIFAVAVSGRLLDPKDAALLVGVVTTSLVLTPIFFLINEFLIQRMEKPARPEFDQIVHEHSPDIIIAGFGRVGQITGRLLRVIGHSFTALELDPGHVEVVRKFGHKVYYGDASRLDLLESAGAKNAKIFLLAVDDPESSVAIASAVKTHYPHLKIIARARNRQHAFELMDLGIENIYRETLPAATEMAGAVLKEVGLDDQKVEATLNTFRVHDQKNLVEQHFIYKNETELIAFSRQATDQLEKTLRKDLEPQPKA
- a CDS encoding agmatine deiminase family protein, which encodes MKLILSFFSVLVVSMGATAANKKIPARGASEVQLEKMALHNQAMAQMEFLNPMSSPFSIASAPTPRLPFAGYNKVGYLIFSDDYINGNARQIKKTLAQNLPSDVTLVVYTDSTDKSYQKSLMKEYSQFLKGNKMVVLQLKGGSDYFWARDGVPVPVMEMKTDGTNGLSLVDAKYYHHFEGDKYFSEAFGATLVSHSYYHEGGNFQSSADGRCLVINREGHFVSHTASIPDDIFVTKYGCKTLTRLPHRKGIGHVDEVVKIIDDNTVVTEVAEYRPALEKSGYKVHLLPEPDEAIETYANSLIINGTIFVPVFDEVNDQKALDVYKQFGFNVIGVNSKDLSNDGQGSIHCISMAYPPVPLKELSNIMGGTVVEP
- a CDS encoding site-specific recombinase, producing MMNAAVPINNHQPELDSILRDARQANNFAERVQWITALFSWLQKTSWTANFSGNTNRLRALRFKFFISIMEKNSEDRDAVVKVISALLNDVSFIESLGSVGFGHQMSVFQELNERIIEKLLPNAPIKEDFTTLLLEIFPDLEDIEWLAQIDEDSLKKFENFFYIDDPDVQRLSVHINESVKDAIVFLVSQIHAFGLSNEFRRRSPPIPIRESPFYRLLGLGRNISDTRDFTELCKQCDQAIDWSKTYLDENGISVSIIYRSERARCQIDRLQALTLLLAYPEERQKRSVELLLEIVKTAHNSKSISHLFSQNFQMLSLKVVDRNSEIGEHYKASTYGDALLFLKRSAGGGLIVSATVLIKAAFSVISISPFINGVLFSLNYSLSFLLIHFCGFTLATKQPASTAAAIASKIQISDKNEFATLVDEIIAILRAQSISIIGNLILVGPCVAMINFVYFYSAGKFLVSKDTAHYLIHSSDILGPSAIFAAFTGTLLFLSSLIAGWVDNWFIYRNLDERILNHVKLGRWLGTERLKNMSQFLRFSIAALAANISLGFLLGLLPLVLQFFGLPIEVRHVTLSMGSFALGLSTLFESFTGSEVVRASIGILVIGILNVSVSFYCAFRFAAAAKRIKFSRRKLIYWSVIKTLLKHPMALIFPPRRSRAITPPHS